The Cydia fagiglandana chromosome 14, ilCydFagi1.1, whole genome shotgun sequence genome contains the following window.
GTTCAAATCCGCCGTCGCCTCTTTTAGACAAAGAAGCCAGCTGGCCCTCGTTGCCCCGTGATTTTGAGTTAGTATAACAACTAGTACAATTTTCTCGTGCCTACGCAGATAATTATTTCTTGACTAATTTTTGCACTTTTGCAGATTGTTTGATACTGCAGTTGCATCACGAGTCGTTTCACCTGCactttcattagtttcaaaCGCACCTTCTCCAATAGTGtgagtatttttattacttatataaattatttacttctattttctttattacttattatttttacaatattGTGTCCCAGAAAGATTACGtggttatattttgtttttatttacagaaatatTGAAGTCGACACGGTTCAGACATCTGCCCTTAGAACAGTGCGCCTTCCCAAACGCAGAGAGGAATCTCCTTCCTATCAGTAAGTATCACTTCATAATTAAAGAATAATATACCCGTGATtcttttatgttaataataataaaaactatcTTTTCAGATCTCCTGCAGTTTGTCGTGGCCCTCCTCGTCCATTAAAGGACTCAGAAATAGAAAATGTCCTTTTCTATggcaagtacctactttaataatcGCTCATTTCACGTTTAGATAAATAGCTTTGAGTTTGTTATAATGAGCTGACATTATATCCTTTGTCTGGCAGGAAGCGAGGAAGATGATAGTGATGACGAAGAGACTGAGGAGCTGGCGCCTGTTATTGTGCCAAGGGTGGCTCGAATTTACCTTCCGGACGAAGAAGACGAAAGTCCCAGTCAGGCTCAAGCAGATTTGCGTTGGCCACCAATCCGGCCCGTCCAACCAGCCCAGCAAGAAGCTGCGATTCCAATTGAAGCTCCTACTGAAACTCCGACTGAAATCTCACTTTTTATGCCTTCAACAGATGCGATACAAATGGAGCCTATTAataaatttgattttaaatGGAGACAGATGCCAAACCCTCAGATTCCACCACAATTGAGGAGGGAgcattttatacaaaataaggGCCAACTCGGGCATATGTCGATCCATATGATGCATTTGTTGCTATTTGGGATCGCCCAATTATGGAGCATATTGTTagagaaacaaataaatatgcaGAACAGCTTTGCGAGGCAATGATCGTCCAAGGCATTGCCCCGAATAGCCGGATTACAAAGTGGGTGGATACCTCGGTAGATGAGTTATACACCTACTTTGCGATAATACAAGCCACCGGTATTGTAATAAAATCCCGCTTGGAAGAGTATTGGTCAACATCAGCCAATATTTTTATCACCCCTGAATTTTCGGCCGCAATGTCTTATGACCGTTTTTGTCTTCTGAACAAATGCCTACATTTTAATGACAATGCTTTATGTTCGACGGAAAGATTAAACAACAGTGAGGCGAAATTACATAAGTTGCAGCCAATATTGCAGCATCTTAATGACAAATTCACTTCACTGTACATGCTAGGGCAAAACATTGCACTTGATGAAAGTTTGACGATGTGGAAGGGTCGCTTAAATATTAGGCAGCACATCCCAAACAAAGCAGCGACAGTAGGCATCAAGACGTACGAAATATGTGAATCTCAGACGGGATTCCTGTGGCGTTTTGAGGTAGAAGCACGCCAAGCCTCCACGAGCGAAGAAAAAACAAATCCGCTGTCAGGGAAGATACCGACTTTGGTGCTTAGGCTTTTACGAGGATTAGAGCACAAAGGACACACTGTCTGGATGGACAACTTCTACAATTCCCCTACTCTTGCAAGAGAGCTCAAAGTACAGGGGTTCGACTGCGTCGGAACTCTGAGGACTAACCGCCAATATGTACCTGCTGAGTTGACAAATTTACAACTAAAAGACATGGCCGTTGGTCAAGTTTGTGGATGCACCTCTGGGGACGTCGATCTAATTGTGTGGAGGGATAAAAAGCGAATAGCTCTTATATCTACTTACCATGGCTTAACTACAGTGGAGGATGCAGACACAATTAAGCCTGCTTTAATAGCTGACTACAACATTTGCATGGGGGGAGTCGATAAAAAGGACCAAATGCTTGCCATGTACCCCATAGAGAGAAACCGAAATAGAATCtggtacaaaaaattttttAGAAGACTTTTAAACGCTAGCACATTAAATGCATTCATTTTGCTTAAGGCATTCAAACAATTTACTCATAGGCAATTTAGGCAAACATTGGTGTTACAGTTATTAGAACGCCATAACACTAACAGAAGTCGCAATCGACCTGCTTTACTATCCCAACGGCATGTGCCGCAACACTTTGAGCGACCCGCCGCAGGGTCTAATGACACTAAGCGTCATCTTCGACGCAAATGTGTTGTTTGCTCGAAAAGAACGACAACTTTCTGTGAAGGCTGTAGTGGCAAGGCTCTTTGCGTACCTAAATGCTTTTCTCAGTATCATGAATAACTTGTGCTTATTTATGACATTGTGAGAATTTGGTAGATAATTGTCTGTGGTAATACAAACACAAAAAATGGAGTGTATGtctctataaaataaatatacttacttactttattgCGTAAGAGAACGGTAGACCTATAGAGCATTGTCATTAGTTTTAATTAAGTTAGACGTAAATCGACCTATTGTTGTTCTGTTAATGTTCTCATATTTTTATACTTCGTCGGTGGCTAACAAGCGTACTACCCGCCTGGTGTTATCCAGATTTAGCAAGCTATGTACTACTACAACCTCCCAAAGACTCTCAAGGCTTGTTGCTGTGAAGATTGGCCGTGTTGAAAGCGAGATGAACAAAATGTaacacataatattattatcattttttagccatttttaattataataatatttttaaatttttaataaaaaaaatttgggatACTTGTTTGTTGCTTTGCCTGTTTACAAAACTTAATAACAACCAGCCCCTGCTTCTTCTTGTTAGCTCAAGTATTAGCCCCTCGCCAGTACGTTTGTCTGCTTTATTACACAAATTCGTAATGTCGCCAACGAAGTTAACATCGGGCTTCACCACAGAAGCTGGCGGTGGGCAAAATGTTAAAATCGGGCCTCGTCACTGACGAGGGTAAGTAGCTTTTTGACAATTAGTCGTATCCATATTATTCAACGCTGTTGGTTGCTTACAACAGTAGCGTTTTTGTTgggtttataattaaaatatttctatgctTCTGTTAGAATGTAGTACTTTTATTAACTTTATCTTGTTGTAAGTATATCGAAATTATCGAAACATATCGTTTCTCTCACCAGAACATAATGATTAGTCTgctataataaaatatgtaaaggTGTTAATTTTGAAAGACTGAAATAGACTTTTTTAAACCATGTACTGGAAAAAATGTACTAAATCTAACAGCTTCGTTTGTCTGTGAAACTGAGCTACTGGATCATTTTTACtgtttaaaaaagaaataatatacaaataagaGTCATTCTTTGAATTATAAGCATGTAAAGTACCATCTACTTAAGGTAGTTCTAAAGACATACCCATTATGGTATGTCacttaaaactgtttttttgtattttttttctattgcaGGGTATTAAAAAGGCTAATGTTTAGCAATACTTAGTGGTAAAGGCATGTAAATAAAGCTAATTTGAATAATTATACTtgtctatttaatttaaaacactAAAAATACCCGTTAAGAATTTGATGTCTTTGGTTTGCTCGTCCTTGTGAACCACAAGGAATAGATTAActgtatgatgatgattattattagatagcaaaactaataaagatacaGTTTTCTGCTAATAGTCATACGTATTATGAAAACAAAGCTGCACTTTAAGGTGGAAGCAAGCCGCTTTGCATGGTGATAATAGACACCAAAGTAAGCGATTTTTTCCGAAGCACCCAAAAATTCACCCCTTAGGAGCCGAGATTTAGCGAGGTCTTTtaggaaaaagaaaaaaattccaCAAGTTTCAGGGAACaacaaatattgaaaaaaattatatcatttgaaagaaaatcactttttttaacataaaaaaaataaatacaaaatcttTTCAAACAATATTAGTGTGAAATTagtaaaaaacatttttttctcttttgcgctttattcttgcaaataatgTCTTCGACTTTGAAGAATGTctgaaaataagtatttttggtTAAAGTCAAATATATTTCTTACTAAATAACGAAAACCGCAtccaaatcggttcagcagtttTTGAGATACAAGTTTCAGAAGTTggcttacttttatttatatgggatttttCGTCTTACATAGTCCAAAAGGCGAGTAAGTCGTAGTAAATTATACGTAAATTAGAAGGTACTTAATTTATCTACATTAGggatatgtatataatatatatttatatgtggAAAACGGCCATAGTCACTATCTTACATAAAAAAGGAGATATATCGAAGCCGAATTTTCGCCCCACAAGCCTCCTTTCCCATACGTACAAACTCTTTGTAAAAGTTTTATGCAACCGCCTAACTTGTATCCTCGATGAATGCCAACCTCCCGAGCAGGCTGATGTCCGGAGCGGATTCTCTACAGTCGACCATATACATGCGGTAAAGCAGTTAATGGAGAAAAGTCACGAGTACAACCGGACCCTGTGCATGGCCttcgtagattacgaaaaatcCTTCGACAGTGTCGAGCATTGGGCGGTGTTTGACTCTCTCCATCGCTGCTCAATCGACAATCGCTACGTGGATCTGCTCTAGGAGCTATACATATATACCTCGGCAACAATACAAGTTTGGCTTTACAAACTTAGTAACCCAATATCTATCGAAAGGGGATATCAGTTCAACTAAGTTTTTGACGGCAGTGCTAGACGACGTCATAAAAACGCTTGCATGGGACAGAACTATCATCAGTATCAATATCCAAGGGTCTTCTTGTCACACCTGCCGCCTTTTTTGTTTGCCGAGTCCCTGGAAAATCTTCAAGGCATGGTTGAAAGCCATGCTTCTTTGAATAGATCTTAAGCTGACTACGTCCAAGACTAAAGTTATGACGAACATCTCTAGTAAATCGATTCCAACCATTACGGTTAGGAACGAAAGACAGGAGGTGGTCGAGAAATACGTGTATCTTGGATATATTCTATCATTTGACAAAACACATCAGCAGAAGGAGGtctcgaaatcggttcagcagtttTTGAGATACAAGTTTCAGAAGTTggcttacttttatttatatgggatttttCGTCTTACATAGTCCAAAAGGCGAGTAAGTCGTAGTAAATTATACGTAAATTAGAAGGTACTTAATTTATCTACATTAGggatatgtatataatatatatttatatgtggAAAACGGCCATAGTCACCATCTTACATAAAAAAGGAGATATATCGAAGCCGAATTTTCGCCCCACAAGCCTCCTTTCCCATACGTACAAACTCTTTGTAAAAGTTTTATGCAACCGCCTAACTTGTATCCTCGATGAATGCCAACCTCCCGAGCAGGCTGATGTCCGGAGCGGATTCTCTACAGTCGACCATATACATGCGGTAAAGCAGTTAATGGAGAAAAGTCACGAGTACAACCGGACCCTGTGCATGGCCttcgtagattacgaaaaatcCTTCGACAGTGTCGAGCATTGGGCGGTGTTTGACTCTCTCCATCGCTGCTCAATCGACAATCGCTACGTGGATCTGCTCTAGGAGCTATACATATATACCTCGGCAACAATACAAGTTTGGCTTTACAAACTTAGTAACCCAATATCTATCGAAAGGGGATATCAGTTCAACTAAGTTTTTGACGGCAGTGCTAGACGACGTCATAAAAACGCTTGCATGGGACAGAACTATCATCAGTATCAATATCCAAGGGTCTTCTTGTCACACCTGCCGCCTTTTTTGTTTGCCGAGTCCCTGGAAAATCTTCAAGGCATGGTTGAAAGCCATGCTTCTTTGAATAGATCTTAAGCTGACTACGTCCAAGACTAAAGTTATGACGAACATCTCTAGTAAATCGATTCCAACCATTACGGTTAGGAACGAAAGACAGGAGGTGGTCGAGAAATACGTGTATCTTGGATATATTCTATCATTTGACAAAACACATCAGCAGAAGGAGATCTCCAGGAAAATCCAGCTGGGTTGGGCGGCATTCAATAAACAAGCGGACATCCTCAAACCCGTTAACATTCCACAATGCCTGAAAACTCGCCTCTTTAACCAATGTGTCCTACCTACCATGACCTACAGTGTCGAAATATGAACGCTCACTAAAGAGGCTGTGTATAAAATCCGAGTGGCACAGAGAGCCAAGGAGCGCGCCATGCTCGGCATCAAATTTCAAGACCGAGTGAGGCAGGTCGAAATCCGACGCCGCACCAAGATGCAAGACGTTGGAGGCGTCATCACCAAACCTAAATGGAgctgggcgggacatgttgccaGGCAGAGTGATGCCAGGTGGGCCAAAATTTTAACGGAATTGTGGCCGCTTACAGACGAAAGaagtgcctggcgtccgttggctcgttgggtggacgacattccgaagattgcgggtcacttctggatgagattggctcaggaccgggataagtggcgtactcgaagagaggcctatgctcagcagtgggcgattaaaggctgatatgatgatattatatatttacaagAAAAAGATTATTCATCTTCAGCTTCATTCCCACTGGCTAAACTGGTTAAACTAgaggatgaaataaaaaagaGAATAAAATGTAGATCTTTTTACAGATAAATATACTTTATATTGAAAAAgcgatattttttataaaattatatgttaTTATACGTtctttaatgtacctactaacTTTAAAACTTTGATTTGCCCAATATTCGGTAGGGATTAAAGTACTAACCCTGCTTTTAAACACAATGCCtcataataaaatttgtttaatgAATTTGaagatatatgtataaatgtttatataataCATAGATACAGCTAGGTgtgttttatattaataagaaaAGCACAACATAGTTAGAACTTAATACAGTACTTAAAATTAGTCACTAATTATAAATCGTCATGTCAATAAAACTAGGCCAATTTCTGGATCATGAATCTTATAAACTACttaaccgattttgatgcggttttcagtTTCTGATAAGAAATATGTTtgactttattattaagtacttatttgcAGACATTTTTCAATGTGGAAGACACTATTTGAAAATTAAAACgtaaaaggtatttttttaataattttacactaacactatatttctttaatatattttttttatattttttttacatcaagAAAAGATATAGTCTTTCGATTGACACCAAATTTATCTTAATCGGACGATCCGTGAAacttgtagatttttttttctgtttttaacaGACCTCGCTTTTTCTCGGCTCCTAAGGGACGAAATTACGGGTGCTtcgaaaaaaatagttttatttggtCTCCACTATTATCGTGCAAAGTGGCTTGCTTCCACCTCAAAATGCAGCGTTACAGCAAAAAAGCTCCATAATTAGTATGACTATAAACAGCCACCCGCAAAACAATAATCACGATAGAAATTACAGTTTAGTAGCAGTAGGtgacctggccgcgtagccaagatgcacatcgcttacgctccgtagcgatcgaaacgcaactgtcactgtcagactaatacggaagagtgatagagagacatgatgcttttcgttgtcgaagcgatagcgattgtaacctcggctaggccggctgacgTTCCTTATCTGTGACAAGGCCCGATTCGGGATCCACAGACAACGACTTTTCGCCATTTTTGTCGCCACTGACGAGGGGCTATCTATACTTTTTATTCTTGATAGTTGAAGATGAATTTCTCTTTTTGATGAGaatgatgtacagtcagctgttTTTTATATGTTGTACTAAATTTATTACTGTTTGTTCCGGAAGGtggttaatttaaaattaaataatattacttactATAGATGTGTAGGAGAATAATTAAGTACAGTCAGTCACATATTTGGtgctgtttttaccttaaatatattattactagCTTAATGATAGTGAATTGCGGTTTTATAAATGGTGGCACAAGATATTcatattaaatatgtagtacTTTTGGAACCTTAACACAGTAAGTTAAACATGTGAAgagcatacagggtgattctaaaaaaaaaattgacatccATTTAAGTTTTGAATAACTGGTTGACCTCTTAATTCTTTAATAGTTTAACTTAGTCCAGCGTGCGCATTTAACAATATCCGGGTTCATTTCTTTGAGGTTTGTCTTTATTGTTGAATCTTATTGTAGTTGTTTCGTACGGGAGTTAtgttaattacctacttttccttATCTATTATCTCGGCTTAAATCGAGTTTTTCCTTATTGTTGTTACTTTAGATGgcgtaaatacttacttattagttaactatcggtgattgcgcgtttttttgttgatgtttcggtaggagtttttttttatggttgcgtgcaggagttttgtttacgtattactttctttcgatcgtgtctgagcaaacgtaactcaggcacgtggtttgtttgttgttggtgGGCGAAGAGGACGATTTAAAGACTCTTCGCGTGTTTTACCGGGGTGCTGGCGTTTTAAACCAGCATTCCAATCGGCACTGGCTGGTCGGGTTTTGGCGGACTTTAAACCGTCAAGCTCTTAATAGCAGTGCCGTCTACCTTGTTAACGCTTTGCGGTATGACTTAAAACATATGCGTGAACGTTAATGTTGATGTTAGGGGGTTGTTATGCGGTACACGCCTTAAAGCGTTGTCCGCAAACATCGGATTATTGTGTGTCAGACTGACAGACTTGCATTGCCTGAAATGGAGCCTGTACAGTCGACTTCCTTGTGTGTCTCGTGTTGTTTCGAACGTTACCGTCTGCTTGTCGTTCAGACACAGCTGGTCAATGTATCgtcattgttgttgtgttaTTGTCTGATTACCGCGTTCAGACCTTGACGTCTGATAGTCACGGCCTGATATGcgcgtatatatatttatataatatatatttatatatatttaaattagttgtagtacagtcaccGATATTAGTTAGTTTAATTTCACTTGGCTATATGCCGTCTTCCGCTATATCACTTGGACGCATAACCCGCGGCCTGGGCCGTTCGTTATGTCACCAAGAAATATACGCGATGCGATGTTTTGTAGTATTGTAGCTTAGAGCTCGACTTGCAAACGTCGTGTTTATTATAAAGTAAGTATAGTTTAGTGCGTGGGTTCGATTTGGGTGGTTGTTTTTGTGGGAACACACTTGGATGGCTAATCCCACAACGCAGCAAAATAGAATCGACGCGCGGGACGCGCGGGGGGTTAGCGTCCATGTATGTTCTCACGGGCCCCGCCACTTCTGTCTGTACCTTTCTTGTGAAAACACGCAAtaaatttattagtaatttacaTCGGAGTTTTCAATGGGTCACCACCTCTCCTAGACCTTGAGTGTGCGACACTAAGACCTAAGTCGCACAGTGGTGACCCCGACGTGTTTATCAAGCGTGATAGACGAGATAGGACTATTTTCGTACATAATGACTTGCTCACGTGCACGCATGTTTTCCTTAGAGACGACACGGTGCGCAAGCCATTAAAACCGCCGTATGATGGACCCTACAAGGTCATCGAAAGGGGTGAAAAGGTATTTTTAATACAACTTCCCGGCAGACAAGCTCGTGTGTCTATCGATAGGTTAAAGCCAGCATTCTTACTTAATTTGGATACTGACCAAGACGTCACCGAAAATCAAAGTGGCACAGGAAATAAGAGTACGTCTCAGGATATGGGGGATCGGGAAACGCCTTCAGCGGCACCATCGCCCATACCTGTCCCGGTGACTATATACTATACCGGTGACtaggataaataaataaatatgtgcaCATTAGATTTTAGGATCGATCCGTAgtattagtatatttttttttttaatgtgtaaTATTATAGTGTCATGTAATTAAGTGTCGATTTCCGTATAAGGGGAACTTAAGCATTCTTGCGAAAAGAAGCAAAGTCCTCCTGAATACAAGTTTTACCTActgttatgttttatttaaaatatgacTTATTACTTAATAGTTATGGCACCAAGTTGCATTGCTGTTGTAACATCGCACGGTTCGGCCGACCGAGATGCAACGTCAGTAATGTTTACGAGGTCCGCTGTAATGCAAATGAATCATTAAATTGTGATTaaattatacttacctatagcGCTATATCTTAGGTTGCAACCTAGTTAAGTAGTGTTTAGAATTAGACATACTTTTTAATAAATCttgtgtaattttattttgtattttgcatgtACGCAAATTTTGTAATACTTAAATAGCGATTTCGATGGGACGTAACCAATTTCTATCAGAGACCAGCGTAAGCGCTACTGTCTTACGTtgtgttattattttttattaatcattATTCTACTTGGAAGAATGGGTCTGGGTCAAAGTAAAGACGAGAAGTCCCTGAACAGCAACATCGCGATAGCCCAAGTACAGTCGATCTCCGGGCAGGTCGAAGCGAAACTAAATTACGTGGGAATAGGACTCATAGCAGTTGGCGTGGTCCTGTGCATAGTGCTGGCGTATATACTACGGGCCAGATGTAAGAGTCATGTTAGAAATTGGTTGCGCAAAGCCGTCGCATCGCTGCCGCCTCCTACTGCAACTCGAGCCGGCAATGTGATACCGGAGCAAGTGTATTAAGTGTAAACAATTGTGTCTATCTTTAACAGTGCTATTTAAGTAAGGTCCGtaattattgattatttttctttgtgttttttttccttttttttttcaaaaagggGGGGATTACTGTGGGAACACACTTGGATGGCTAATCCCACAACGCAGCAAAATAGAATCGACGCGCGGGACGCGCGGGGGGTTAGCGTCCATGTATGTTCTCACGGGCCCCGCCACTTCTGTCTGTACCTTTCTTGTGAAAACACGCAAtaaatttattagtaatttacaTCGGAGTTTTCAATGGGTCACCACCTCTCCTAGACCTTGAGTGTGCGACACTAAGACCTAAGtcgcacattttttttattaaatttattattttgtgcgGGGTAACTATTGTTTACTTTCTGCGGA
Protein-coding sequences here:
- the LOC134670619 gene encoding piggyBac transposable element-derived protein 4-like; translation: MEHIVRETNKYAEQLCEAMIVQGIAPNSRITKWVDTSVDELYTYFAIIQATGIVIKSRLEEYWSTSANIFITPEFSAAMSYDRFCLLNKCLHFNDNALCSTERLNNSEAKLHKLQPILQHLNDKFTSLYMLGQNIALDESLTMWKGRLNIRQHIPNKAATVGIKTYEICESQTGFLWRFEVEARQASTSEEKTNPLSGKIPTLVLRLLRGLEHKGHTVWMDNFYNSPTLARELKVQGFDCVGTLRTNRQYVPAELTNLQLKDMAVGQVCGCTSGDVDLIVWRDKKRIALISTYHGLTTVEDADTIKPALIADYNICMGGVDKKDQMLAMYPIERNRNRIWYKKFFRRLLNASTLNAFILLKAFKQFTHRQFRQTLVLQLLERHNTNRSRNRPALLSQRHVPQHFERPAAGSNDTKRHLRRKCVVCSKRTTTFCEGCSGKALCVPKCFSQYHE